In Hwangdonia lutea, a single window of DNA contains:
- a CDS encoding FAD-dependent oxidoreductase, which yields MKEKQQNILIIGAGLCGSLLALRLGQRGYHVSVYEMRPDLRKVDISAGRSINLALSDRGIKAMKLVGIEDKVRSLCIPMHGRMIHDKKGHTHLSNYSGREDEYINSISRGQLNALLLTEAEKHKNVSVYFNKKCKSVDFEKTTALFQDYNTKDQFIEDADIIIATDGAGSVLRKSYFLGKKFLFSFSQDYLTHGYKELSILPKENGDFKTYKNALHIWPRGTFMLIALPNLDGSFTVTLFLSYDEGEYHFNNLTTEDTVLEFFQKEFPDALALMPNLIDDFFENPTSPLGTVKCSPWHYKGNTLLMGDAAHAIVPFYGQGMNASFEDVVIFDNILDQKLESWEATFAAYEKTRKKDTDAIADLAIDNFYEMKSHTANPMFQEKRKLEMLLEEHFPDDYASKYALVTFNENLGYREAMLKGRAQDKAILNLLVDGNISTKSILNGDDSIDMTKEDLKTILEKIKQETEAILEEDKIAGLH from the coding sequence ATGAAAGAAAAACAACAAAACATACTAATCATTGGAGCAGGATTGTGTGGCAGCCTTCTGGCACTAAGATTAGGCCAACGCGGGTATCATGTTTCCGTTTACGAAATGCGCCCAGACTTACGTAAAGTAGACATTTCAGCAGGTCGTTCCATAAACTTAGCACTTTCAGACCGTGGTATTAAAGCCATGAAGCTTGTTGGTATTGAAGACAAAGTCAGGTCGCTCTGCATCCCAATGCATGGTAGAATGATTCACGATAAAAAAGGCCATACCCATTTATCGAATTACAGCGGTCGAGAGGATGAATACATCAACTCCATTTCACGCGGCCAACTCAATGCTTTACTTTTAACCGAAGCCGAAAAGCACAAAAACGTTTCGGTTTATTTCAACAAAAAGTGTAAATCGGTCGATTTTGAAAAAACCACCGCCCTATTTCAAGATTACAATACCAAAGATCAATTTATTGAAGATGCCGATATTATTATAGCTACCGATGGTGCAGGCTCTGTACTGCGAAAAAGCTATTTTTTAGGCAAAAAGTTTTTATTCAGTTTTTCGCAAGATTACTTAACGCACGGTTATAAAGAACTCAGTATTCTTCCAAAGGAAAATGGCGATTTTAAAACTTATAAAAACGCGCTTCATATTTGGCCTCGTGGTACGTTTATGCTCATTGCTCTACCAAATTTAGACGGCAGTTTTACGGTAACGCTATTTTTAAGTTACGATGAAGGCGAATATCATTTTAATAATTTAACCACCGAAGATACCGTTTTAGAGTTTTTCCAAAAAGAATTCCCAGACGCTTTAGCCTTAATGCCCAATTTAATTGATGATTTTTTTGAAAATCCAACGTCGCCTTTGGGCACCGTAAAATGTTCGCCTTGGCATTACAAAGGCAATACGCTTTTAATGGGCGATGCGGCACATGCCATCGTTCCGTTTTACGGACAGGGCATGAACGCATCGTTTGAAGATGTGGTTATATTTGATAACATTTTAGACCAAAAACTAGAAAGTTGGGAAGCCACATTTGCAGCCTACGAAAAAACACGTAAAAAAGATACCGATGCCATTGCTGATTTAGCGATTGATAATTTCTATGAAATGAAATCCCATACAGCAAATCCTATGTTCCAAGAAAAGCGTAAATTGGAAATGCTTTTAGAAGAACATTTTCCAGATGATTATGCTTCAAAATACGCATTGGTAACATTTAATGAAAATTTAGGATACCGCGAAGCTATGTTAAAAGGACGCGCGCAAGACAAAGCGATTTTGAATTTATTAGTAGATGGCAACATCTCGACGAAGTCTATCTTGAACGGAGACGATAGTATCGATATGACAAAAGAAGATTTAAAAACAATACTAGAAAAAATAAAGCAAGAAACCGAAGCTATTTTAGAAGAAGATAAAATTGCAGGATTACACTAA
- a CDS encoding leucine-rich repeat domain-containing protein, producing the protein MKHHFGDFLDRTGNYWTIIPNVERYAYSANEEIINKEDVRILMISKNDNNWNQVFNCPNIEEITLHEPSKEQVQKISKLTQITRLRITHLRTKDIEFIGELINLEEIVLEYVSGFSDLSPLRNLKKLKSLHFENLRKVSSFENLKGIESLKYLHIDGTLDWNQPIENFEFLEGLPNLEVFSLGFIINKTEFPAFLPILKLNNLKKIIIGRATLNTKEYAFLETALPNAECGTKGGIWELCWEYNEYFEFLGKRAGRVKCTNPKANEKCEEFIKKYEGIKKESEQIIKTTVGNTVSYEKH; encoded by the coding sequence ATGAAACACCATTTTGGAGATTTTTTAGACAGAACAGGTAACTATTGGACAATTATTCCGAATGTAGAAAGATATGCGTATTCTGCAAACGAGGAAATAATAAACAAAGAAGATGTCAGAATTTTAATGATTTCTAAAAATGATAATAATTGGAATCAAGTTTTTAATTGCCCAAATATTGAGGAAATAACTTTACACGAACCAAGTAAAGAACAAGTTCAAAAAATAAGCAAACTAACTCAAATAACAAGATTGAGAATTACTCATCTGCGGACAAAAGACATAGAATTCATTGGAGAATTAATCAATTTAGAAGAGATTGTGCTTGAATATGTTTCTGGATTTTCTGACTTATCACCTTTGCGAAATTTAAAGAAACTGAAATCACTTCACTTTGAGAATTTGAGGAAAGTTTCGAGTTTTGAAAATCTTAAAGGAATTGAAAGTTTAAAATATTTGCACATTGACGGAACACTTGACTGGAATCAACCGATTGAAAATTTTGAATTTTTAGAAGGTTTGCCAAATCTTGAAGTTTTTTCTTTAGGTTTTATAATTAACAAAACAGAATTTCCTGCATTTTTACCGATTTTAAAACTAAATAATTTAAAGAAAATAATAATTGGACGAGCAACTTTAAACACGAAAGAATATGCGTTTTTAGAAACAGCTTTACCTAATGCTGAATGTGGAACTAAAGGTGGAATTTGGGAGTTATGTTGGGAATACAACGAATATTTTGAATTTCTCGGCAAAAGAGCTGGAAGAGTAAAATGTACGAACCCAAAAGCGAATGAAAAATGCGAAGAGTTTATTAAAAAATATGAAGGAATAAAAAAAGAATCGGAACAAATAATAAAAACTACTGTTGGCAACACCGTGTCCTATGAAAAGCACTAG
- a CDS encoding RidA family protein, translating into MSNKKNEIPASAGTNVTPRGAYPHTKRVGDFIFVSGTSSRRADNTIAGVDIIDEMGTKRLNIETQTREVLLNIEKNLAKEGATLKDVVDVTTFLVNMNDFAGYNKAYAEFFDKETGPTRTTVAVHQLPHPDLVVEIKVMAYKKQ; encoded by the coding sequence ATGAGTAACAAAAAAAATGAGATTCCTGCCTCCGCAGGAACTAACGTAACCCCAAGAGGCGCATACCCACACACCAAGCGCGTGGGCGATTTTATATTTGTATCGGGCACCAGTTCTCGTCGTGCAGACAATACCATTGCTGGCGTCGACATTATCGATGAGATGGGAACCAAGCGTTTAAATATAGAAACACAAACCCGCGAAGTTCTATTAAACATCGAAAAAAACTTAGCCAAAGAAGGCGCCACTTTAAAAGATGTGGTTGATGTAACCACTTTTTTAGTAAATATGAATGACTTTGCAGGTTACAATAAAGCTTACGCAGAATTTTTTGATAAGGAAACAGGCCCCACTCGAACCACCGTGGCAGTACACCAATTACCGCACCCCGATTTGGTGGTGGAGATTAAGGTAATGGCTTATAAAAAACAATAA
- a CDS encoding transposase — MYKNDKVIRRYSESFKLKILDELTSGKLNKYQLGKAYGIAPTTINEWIKKYNRKDLMNTRVTVKTKDEITRIKQLQKEIEQLKKLLLKKDMDALIDDSYLEVAAEQLGYKSVLELKKKLSIKP; from the coding sequence ATGTACAAAAATGACAAAGTAATTAGACGGTATTCTGAATCTTTTAAACTCAAAATTTTAGACGAACTTACCTCAGGAAAACTAAACAAGTATCAACTTGGTAAAGCTTATGGTATTGCACCTACCACAATCAATGAGTGGATAAAGAAGTACAACCGTAAAGATCTAATGAACACCAGAGTAACTGTGAAAACCAAAGACGAAATAACCCGTATTAAACAACTTCAAAAAGAGATTGAACAGCTAAAGAAACTACTGCTGAAAAAGGATATGGATGCCTTAATAGATGATTCCTATCTGGAAGTTGCAGCAGAACAACTAGGCTATAAATCTGTTCTTGAACTTAAAAAAAAACTAAGTATCAAGCCCTGA
- a CDS encoding class I SAM-dependent methyltransferase gives MTTNNKYFKTNKATWNEKVKVHAKSAMYNLEEFKKGKLSLMPYELNALGDVKGKSLLHLQCHFGQDTLSWSRLGAHCTGIDLSDEGIKLAKELNEELKLDAKFVCCNVLDTSAFVKDTFDIVFTSYGVIGWLPDLKPWGEMIAERLKKGGTFYMVEFHPIVWMFDYLEGKPIMTYGYMQNDVIYEEYEGTYANQDSKMISKEYGWNHGLGEVVSALTEAGLHIEYLKEHDESPYDVLPNLVETKTGMFVTKDKLYPLIFELKASKV, from the coding sequence ATGACAACCAATAATAAATATTTTAAAACCAATAAAGCGACTTGGAACGAAAAAGTAAAAGTACACGCTAAAAGTGCGATGTATAATTTAGAGGAATTTAAAAAAGGAAAGTTGTCTTTAATGCCTTATGAATTGAATGCTTTGGGTGATGTAAAAGGGAAATCGTTGTTGCATTTACAATGTCATTTTGGACAAGATACACTGAGTTGGAGTAGGCTGGGAGCCCACTGTACGGGCATTGATTTGAGCGATGAGGGTATCAAATTGGCAAAAGAATTAAATGAAGAATTAAAGCTTGATGCCAAATTTGTGTGTTGTAATGTTTTGGACACCTCGGCGTTTGTAAAAGACACCTTCGATATTGTTTTTACCAGTTACGGCGTAATAGGTTGGTTGCCCGATTTAAAACCTTGGGGTGAAATGATTGCGGAGCGTTTAAAAAAAGGCGGTACCTTTTATATGGTTGAATTTCACCCGATAGTTTGGATGTTCGATTATTTGGAAGGCAAACCCATTATGACATATGGCTATATGCAAAACGATGTGATTTATGAAGAATATGAAGGCACTTACGCCAATCAAGACTCTAAAATGATTAGTAAGGAATACGGTTGGAATCACGGTTTGGGCGAAGTAGTTTCGGCTTTAACCGAAGCGGGTTTGCATATCGAGTATTTAAAAGAACACGACGAAAGCCCGTATGATGTGTTGCCAAATTTAGTAGAAACCAAAACAGGCATGTTTGTTACCAAAGATAAATTGTACCCTTTAATTTTTGAGTTGAAGGCGAGTAAGGTTTAA
- a CDS encoding amidohydrolase family protein, with translation MKRKLRINGHSHLLPYPEEIPDFMREKGIFWVDKDRKYMLQKDWSRPVTDSSFFLHEKLEWMERNKIDHAVVLNLSQLYGNGLRVEEMKQALRFQNDFNAKIQHENPNKFTCGFVVHPGFVRSACWEIERCVETHGMQLLCLPTHYMDTIGTWRCIFDEENEPIFELANKYNLAVEIHPYDGEKFIKLENTSWRFHLIWMLAQCADAYHFLTLNGYQEKYPNMRTCFAHGGQLAQINLGRRIQGFDGRPDLFEGKHHPRKAVGHKNIFFDTLVHDTGGLELLIKNQGSQQVLMGLDDPYPLGEMESTKQSSYPGKILDLAIERNIINESERDAIWEDNVIQWLCGDDETAKKELVNRILS, from the coding sequence ATGAAACGTAAACTTCGAATAAACGGCCATTCACATTTACTGCCTTACCCTGAGGAAATACCCGATTTTATGCGCGAAAAGGGCATTTTTTGGGTTGACAAGGACAGGAAATATATGCTTCAAAAAGATTGGAGCCGTCCCGTAACCGATTCCAGTTTCTTTTTACACGAAAAGTTGGAATGGATGGAACGCAACAAAATAGACCATGCCGTGGTTTTAAATTTATCGCAATTGTACGGCAATGGTTTACGTGTTGAAGAAATGAAACAAGCATTGCGTTTTCAAAACGATTTCAACGCCAAAATACAGCACGAAAATCCCAATAAATTTACTTGTGGCTTTGTGGTGCACCCGGGTTTTGTTAGGAGTGCCTGTTGGGAAATTGAACGATGCGTGGAAACCCATGGCATGCAATTACTTTGTTTGCCAACCCATTATATGGATACCATTGGCACGTGGCGTTGCATTTTTGATGAGGAAAACGAGCCCATTTTTGAACTGGCCAACAAATACAATTTAGCCGTAGAAATTCATCCTTACGATGGTGAAAAATTTATAAAACTGGAAAACACCTCGTGGCGTTTTCATTTAATTTGGATGTTGGCACAATGTGCCGATGCCTATCATTTTTTAACTTTAAATGGGTACCAAGAAAAATACCCAAATATGAGAACTTGTTTTGCACACGGCGGCCAATTGGCACAAATTAATTTAGGCCGACGTATTCAAGGGTTTGATGGTAGACCCGATTTATTTGAAGGCAAACACCACCCCAGAAAAGCCGTTGGGCATAAAAACATTTTCTTCGATACCTTGGTTCATGATACCGGCGGGTTGGAATTGCTCATAAAAAATCAAGGTTCACAACAAGTACTAATGGGATTGGACGACCCCTATCCTTTGGGTGAAATGGAAAGCACCAAACAGTCGTCGTATCCCGGAAAAATTTTAGATTTAGCCATTGAACGCAACATTATTAACGAATCTGAACGCGACGCTATTTGGGAAGACAACGTTATACAATGGTTATGTGGCGATGACGAAACGGCTAAAAAAGAATTGGTAAATAGAATTTTAAGTTAA
- the kynU gene encoding kynureninase, which produces MSDYKLGLDYAQQQDQNDALAGYRNQFHIPKNEQGNELIYMTGNSLGLQPKTTKNYINQELEDWANLGVEGHTEAKNPWLGYHEFLTKSMANVVGAKSIEVVVMNTLTANLHFMMVSFYKPTKTRYKILIESNAFPSDKYAVESQLRHHGFDDKEGVVLWKPRKGEELLRTKDLETILKDQGDEIALIMIGGVNYYTGQFFDLKKITELGHKHGCKVGFDCAHGAGNVELNLHDSGADFAVWCTYKYLNSGPGSLAGCFVHERHAHDNSLNRFTGWWSHNKQTRFNMRDEFDVIPGAEGWQLSNPPILSMAAIKASLDMIEEVGIKKLAKKSKKLTGYFEFLLKQLGEDTIRIITPEKPNERGCQLSIQVKNADKSLHNKLTENGVISDWREPDVIRCAPVPLYNSFEDVYNLVERLKRILN; this is translated from the coding sequence TTGTCCGATTATAAACTAGGTCTTGATTACGCACAACAGCAGGACCAAAACGATGCATTAGCAGGCTACAGAAATCAGTTTCATATTCCAAAAAACGAACAGGGAAATGAGTTGATTTACATGACTGGAAACTCACTTGGTTTACAGCCAAAAACTACCAAAAACTATATAAACCAAGAGCTTGAAGATTGGGCTAATTTAGGGGTTGAAGGGCACACCGAAGCTAAAAATCCATGGTTGGGTTACCACGAGTTTTTAACCAAAAGTATGGCAAATGTAGTAGGCGCAAAATCCATAGAAGTGGTGGTAATGAATACCCTAACGGCAAACCTTCATTTTATGATGGTATCGTTTTATAAACCTACAAAAACACGTTATAAAATACTTATTGAAAGTAATGCGTTTCCGTCTGATAAATATGCGGTTGAATCGCAATTGCGTCATCATGGATTTGATGATAAAGAGGGAGTGGTTTTATGGAAACCACGAAAAGGTGAAGAATTATTAAGAACTAAAGATTTAGAAACTATTTTAAAAGACCAAGGTGATGAAATAGCGCTCATTATGATTGGAGGCGTTAATTATTACACGGGGCAATTTTTCGATTTAAAAAAAATAACTGAACTCGGACATAAACACGGTTGTAAAGTAGGGTTTGACTGTGCCCACGGCGCAGGAAATGTCGAACTGAATTTACACGATTCCGGAGCTGATTTTGCCGTTTGGTGTACTTACAAATACCTAAACTCAGGTCCCGGAAGTTTAGCCGGTTGTTTCGTGCACGAGCGTCATGCGCACGATAACAGCTTAAACCGATTTACAGGTTGGTGGAGCCACAACAAACAAACACGTTTTAATATGCGCGATGAATTTGATGTTATTCCGGGGGCCGAAGGTTGGCAACTTAGCAATCCGCCCATTTTATCGATGGCCGCCATAAAAGCATCACTCGATATGATTGAAGAAGTTGGTATAAAAAAGCTCGCTAAAAAATCTAAAAAGCTCACGGGTTATTTTGAGTTTTTGTTAAAACAGTTAGGCGAAGATACCATAAGAATTATTACACCCGAAAAACCCAATGAACGGGGCTGCCAACTATCCATTCAAGTTAAAAATGCCGACAAAAGTTTGCATAACAAATTGACCGAAAATGGAGTAATTAGCGATTGGAGAGAACCCGATGTAATACGCTGTGCGCCCGTGCCACTTTACAACTCGTTTGAAGATGTTTATAATTTGGTTGAAAGATTGAAGCGTATTTTAAATTGA
- a CDS encoding IS3 family transposase: MIKAKEKSKGFASLTTITACFGLKRDAYYKYKRREDKRLEIEKKVVVIVKKRRRSLPREGVRKLTRSLEQEFIESNLKIGRDTLFNILRKHNMLTLRKKYSSRTTNSLHRFYKYKNIIKDVEITRPNQVWVSDITYIRTIKGFCYLALITDMYSRKIVGYDISNSLELKGCERALNKALYQAKDTTRLIHHSDRGIQYCSNVYTQILKRNNIDISMTEENHCYENAMAERVNGILKDEFYLDQTFDSLQHARRATKNAINLYNEIRLHLSLDYKTPNMVYLKTA; this comes from the coding sequence CTGATTAAGGCCAAGGAAAAATCTAAGGGATTTGCTTCTCTTACTACTATAACTGCTTGTTTCGGACTCAAACGTGATGCATACTACAAATACAAACGTCGTGAGGACAAACGTCTGGAAATAGAGAAAAAAGTAGTGGTTATAGTCAAGAAAAGACGCAGATCCCTTCCCAGAGAAGGCGTTAGAAAACTCACCAGATCATTAGAACAGGAGTTTATTGAATCCAATCTTAAAATAGGCAGAGACACCTTGTTCAACATACTTAGAAAACACAATATGCTCACACTTAGAAAGAAATACAGCTCTAGAACCACTAACTCATTGCACAGGTTCTACAAATACAAAAACATTATTAAAGATGTTGAAATAACTAGACCAAACCAAGTCTGGGTAAGCGATATCACCTACATTAGAACCATAAAAGGTTTTTGTTACCTGGCACTCATTACAGACATGTACAGCCGAAAAATTGTAGGGTATGACATAAGTAACAGCCTGGAACTAAAAGGTTGCGAAAGAGCTTTAAACAAGGCGCTGTATCAAGCTAAAGACACTACTCGACTTATTCACCATTCCGACAGAGGTATACAATACTGCAGTAACGTCTACACTCAAATTTTAAAGAGAAATAACATCGATATTAGCATGACAGAAGAAAATCATTGCTACGAAAATGCCATGGCTGAGCGTGTAAACGGAATTCTAAAAGACGAGTTCTATCTAGATCAGACCTTTGATAGCCTACAACACGCAAGAAGAGCAACAAAAAATGCAATTAATCTATACAACGAAATAAGATTACATTTATCTTTAGACTATAAAACACCCAATATGGTATATTTAAAAACAGCATAA
- a CDS encoding SDR family oxidoreductase has translation MNLKLNNKSALVCGSTQGIGKATAMALAAEGVNVTLVARNREKLKAVLAELPNTKNHSYIVADFSNPRDLQEKVINFIEKNHGFHILINNTGGPRSGSILTAALEEFDKAFIQHLKCNHVLAQATIPFMKEAGFGRIVNIISTSVKEPIPGLGVSNTIRGAVGNWSKTLATEVGAFGITVNNVLPGFTETERLNEIIKIKAANENKSVEAMAEIMKGYSPAKRFAKPEETANVITFLASDCASYVNGINVPVDGGRTKSL, from the coding sequence ATGAATCTTAAATTAAACAACAAAAGCGCCTTAGTTTGCGGAAGCACGCAAGGCATAGGAAAAGCAACCGCCATGGCTTTAGCTGCCGAAGGTGTAAACGTTACTTTAGTGGCCAGAAACAGGGAAAAACTAAAAGCGGTTTTAGCAGAATTACCAAATACTAAAAACCATAGCTATATTGTGGCAGACTTTTCCAATCCCAGGGATTTACAAGAAAAAGTCATTAATTTTATTGAGAAAAACCACGGGTTTCATATTTTAATTAATAACACAGGTGGCCCGAGAAGCGGTTCTATTTTAACAGCTGCGCTCGAAGAATTCGATAAAGCCTTTATTCAGCATTTAAAATGCAATCATGTGTTGGCTCAAGCTACCATCCCATTTATGAAAGAGGCAGGTTTCGGAAGAATAGTCAATATCATTTCTACGTCTGTAAAAGAACCCATTCCTGGTTTGGGTGTAAGCAATACCATTAGAGGCGCCGTGGGCAACTGGAGCAAAACTTTGGCTACCGAAGTTGGTGCTTTTGGCATTACCGTTAACAATGTATTGCCCGGATTTACCGAAACGGAGCGTTTAAACGAAATAATTAAAATTAAGGCTGCCAACGAAAACAAAAGTGTAGAGGCTATGGCAGAAATTATGAAAGGTTATTCGCCTGCCAAACGATTTGCAAAGCCTGAAGAAACCGCAAATGTTATCACGTTTTTAGCGAGTGATTGTGCCAGTTATGTAAACGGAATTAACGTTCCGGTTGATGGTGGCCGTACAAAAAGCCTTTAG
- a CDS encoding 3-hydroxyanthranilate 3,4-dioxygenase — translation MSKVYPPINFKAWIEENRHLLKPPVGNKVVWKDGDFIVMVVGGPNSRKDYHYNETPEFFYQIEGDIVLKIIEEGTPKDIHIKEGEIFLLPPKVPHSPQRGAHTVGLVIEYPREKGVQDALLWFCENCTTKLYEEDFTLDNIETDMPKIFDNYYSDEDKRSCPNCGEVMQPPKKVKLED, via the coding sequence ATGAGTAAAGTATATCCGCCCATAAATTTTAAAGCTTGGATTGAAGAAAACAGACATTTATTAAAACCGCCTGTGGGCAATAAAGTGGTTTGGAAAGATGGTGATTTTATTGTAATGGTGGTTGGTGGCCCAAATAGCAGAAAGGATTATCACTACAATGAAACCCCTGAATTTTTCTATCAAATAGAAGGTGATATCGTGCTTAAAATTATTGAAGAAGGCACACCAAAAGACATTCATATTAAAGAGGGCGAGATTTTTTTATTGCCCCCAAAAGTACCGCACTCACCACAACGAGGCGCCCATACCGTAGGCTTGGTTATTGAGTATCCCAGAGAAAAAGGGGTACAGGATGCATTGCTTTGGTTTTGCGAAAATTGCACCACAAAATTATATGAAGAAGATTTTACGCTCGACAATATTGAAACGGATATGCCTAAAATTTTCGATAATTATTACAGTGATGAAGACAAGCGGTCTTGCCCGAATTGCGGCGAAGTGATGCAGCCTCCAAAGAAAGTAAAACTGGAAGATTAA
- a CDS encoding aldehyde dehydrogenase has product MNIQNYINGNFHNPIENEWLDNYNPSNGEVYGQLPNSSKEDVENAYIAAKSAFPTWSQTTLEERSRILIKISELLESSIQRFAEAESKDNGKPIGLAKTVDIPRAASNFRFFGNAITQFASESHDSVGQNAINYTLRQPIGVVGCISPWNLPLYLFTWKIAPAIAVGNCVVAKPSEVTPMTAYLLSELLNKAGLPKGVLNIVHGLGTTTGQAIIEHPDIKAISFTGGTTTGAHIAKVAAPMFKKLSLELGGKNPNIIFADCDYEDMLETTVRSSFANQGQICLCGSRIFVEASIYDKFKTDFVEKVKQLKVGHPSKNDTDIGALVSKAHLKKVKNYINMAKAENNVILCSGNEVTVKGFENGYYLEPTIIEVKTNECTVNQEEIFGPVVSIMPFNTEDEVLQMANQVKYGLSATLWTNDVKRTMRMSNQLQAGIVWVNTWMLRDLRTPFGGVKASGIGREGGFEALRFFTEAKNVCIKY; this is encoded by the coding sequence ATGAACATCCAAAACTACATAAACGGCAACTTCCATAATCCAATCGAAAATGAGTGGCTAGACAACTACAACCCATCAAATGGCGAAGTTTACGGGCAACTACCAAACTCTTCAAAAGAAGATGTAGAAAATGCATATATCGCAGCAAAATCGGCTTTTCCAACGTGGTCGCAAACCACTCTTGAAGAGCGCAGTAGAATCCTAATAAAAATTTCAGAATTATTAGAAAGTAGTATACAGCGCTTTGCCGAGGCCGAAAGCAAAGACAATGGCAAACCCATCGGTTTAGCAAAAACCGTTGATATCCCAAGAGCAGCAAGTAATTTCAGGTTCTTTGGGAATGCCATCACCCAATTTGCCAGCGAAAGTCACGACAGCGTGGGGCAAAATGCTATCAACTATACTTTAAGGCAACCTATTGGTGTTGTTGGTTGTATTTCACCATGGAATTTGCCACTCTATTTGTTTACATGGAAAATTGCTCCGGCCATAGCTGTAGGAAACTGTGTGGTTGCAAAACCTAGCGAAGTTACACCAATGACAGCTTATCTTTTGAGTGAACTACTAAATAAGGCCGGCCTCCCCAAAGGCGTGCTAAATATTGTTCACGGCTTAGGCACCACAACAGGTCAAGCGATAATTGAACATCCGGATATTAAAGCGATTTCGTTTACCGGCGGAACCACAACCGGTGCGCACATTGCAAAAGTAGCTGCACCCATGTTTAAAAAGCTATCTTTAGAACTTGGGGGCAAAAACCCAAACATCATTTTTGCCGATTGCGATTACGAGGATATGTTGGAAACTACGGTGCGTTCATCGTTTGCCAATCAAGGTCAAATTTGTTTATGCGGAAGCCGAATTTTTGTGGAAGCTTCAATTTACGACAAGTTTAAAACCGATTTTGTTGAAAAAGTTAAGCAACTTAAAGTTGGGCATCCATCTAAAAACGATACTGATATAGGCGCATTAGTTTCAAAAGCACATCTTAAAAAAGTAAAAAACTATATTAACATGGCCAAAGCCGAAAACAATGTTATTTTGTGTAGTGGCAATGAAGTAACAGTTAAAGGTTTTGAGAACGGTTATTATTTAGAGCCCACCATAATTGAAGTTAAAACCAACGAATGCACCGTAAACCAAGAAGAAATTTTCGGGCCCGTAGTAAGCATCATGCCTTTTAATACCGAAGATGAAGTTTTACAAATGGCAAACCAAGTAAAATACGGCTTATCGGCAACCCTTTGGACCAACGATGTAAAACGTACCATGCGAATGAGCAACCAATTGCAAGCGGGAATTGTTTGGGTAAACACGTGGATGTTACGCGATTTACGTACGCCGTTTGGCGGTGTTAAAGCAAGTGGGATTGGTCGTGAAGGCGGATTTGAAGCCTTGCGTTTTTTTACCGAAGCAAAAAATGTTTGTATAAAATACTGA
- a CDS encoding (4Fe-4S)-binding protein yields the protein MGKIKEYSNVETTVVWEAEKCIHSAICAKGLPEVFQPKERPWVKIDAAKTDAIIDQVKQCPSGALTYYMNAEGDKTAETLETKVEVLENGPLLVYGTLKVTHKDGSEEIKNKTTAFCRCGASNNKPFCDGTHVKASFKG from the coding sequence ATGGGAAAAATTAAAGAATATTCGAACGTAGAAACAACGGTGGTTTGGGAGGCTGAAAAGTGCATACATTCGGCAATTTGTGCCAAAGGTTTGCCCGAAGTATTCCAGCCCAAAGAAAGGCCTTGGGTAAAAATTGATGCTGCAAAAACCGATGCTATTATCGATCAAGTAAAACAATGTCCTTCGGGTGCATTAACGTATTATATGAATGCTGAAGGCGATAAGACAGCCGAAACATTGGAAACCAAAGTTGAGGTTTTGGAAAACGGCCCATTATTGGTTTACGGTACACTTAAGGTTACCCATAAAGATGGCAGCGAAGAAATTAAAAATAAAACCACTGCTTTTTGCCGATGTGGTGCATCAAACAACAAACCTTTTTGCGATGGTACCCATGTAAAGGCATCGTTTAAAGGCTAA